In Leisingera sp. NJS204, the DNA window ATGCCTCCGGTGCCCGGCGCAAACGGCTGGAAGAGCTGCGGGAAATCCCCGGCACGCTGATCTTCTATGAATCACCCAAGCGGGTTGCCGCCTCGGTCGCCGATATGGCGGCGGTGCTGGGCAACCGCCCGGCGGCGATGGCCCGCGAGCTCACCAAGAAATTCGAAGAAGTGCGCCGCGCGCCGCTGGCGGATCTGGCCGCGGGGCTGGAGGAAAAACCGGTCAAGGGCGAGATCGTGCTGCTGGTCGACCGGGCGCAAGAGACCGAGGTGAGCGAGGGCGATCTGGAAAGCGATCTTCAAGCAGCTCTAAAGGATAATTCGGTCAAGGACGCCGCCGGGATCGTGGCTGAGATGCACGGGCTGCCGCGCCGCAAGATCTATCAGCTGGCGTTGCAGCTGGCGAAGGACAGTTAGGCCGTGTCCCGTGCCCGGCAGTATCGCGGTGCCCGTGCCCATCTGGCGGGAGAGGCGGCGGAAGAGATTGTTGCGCGCCACTATGAAAACCGCGGCTACACCGTTGCGGAACGACGTTGGCGCGGGCCGGGTGGCGAGATCGACCTGATCCTGCGCGGCCCGGAAGAGCTGGTGTTTGTGGAAGTGAAACACAGCTCTACCAGCGCCGCTGCGGCCCTGCGGATTACCCCGCGGCAAGTGGAGCGCATCTATGCCAGCGCCGGGCAATATCTGGAAAACGAGCCGCAAGGACAGCTGACCCCTGCCCGGTTCGACGCCGCACTGGTGGACGGCACCGGCGCGGTTGAGATCATCGAAAACGCCATCGGCCTGGACTGATCCGCTGCCGCCCCATTGAACCCCGGGGCGCGGTGGGCCATGTATCTGGCCAGTTTACAAGGGATACTGCCATGAAAATCGCCTTTCAGATGGATCCGGTCATGGGCGTGGACATCAACGCGGACAGCAGCTTCCGCCTGGCCGAAGAAGCGCAGGCGCGCGGGCACGATCTGTTCTACTACGCCCCCGACCAGCTGGCCTATCAGGAGGGCCGCATCACCGCCCGTGGCCATGACATGACCGTGCAGCGGGTGGCAGATGCTCCGGCGGTGCTAGGCCCGGAGCGCGAGGTGGATCTGGCGGATTTCGACGTGGTCTGGCTGCGTCAGGACCCGCCGTTTGATATGCATTACATCACCTCGACCCACTTGCTGGACATGCTGAATGGCCAGGCGCTGGTGGTAAATGATCCGTTCTGGGTGCGTAACTATCCGGAAAAACTGCTGGTTCTGACCTTCCCGGACCTGACCCCGCCGACCACCATTGCCCGCGACCTGCAAACCATCAAGGCGTTCAAGGAAAAGCATGGCGATGTGATCCTGAAACCGCTTTACGGCAATGGTGGCGCCGGGGTATTCCGGTTGGATGCAAACGACCGCAACCTCACCTCGCTGCATGAGCTGTTCACCGGTTTCAGCCGCGAGCCTCTGATTGTGCA includes these proteins:
- a CDS encoding YraN family protein, translating into MSRARQYRGARAHLAGEAAEEIVARHYENRGYTVAERRWRGPGGEIDLILRGPEELVFVEVKHSSTSAAAALRITPRQVERIYASAGQYLENEPQGQLTPARFDAALVDGTGAVEIIENAIGLD
- the gshB gene encoding glutathione synthase, with translation MKIAFQMDPVMGVDINADSSFRLAEEAQARGHDLFYYAPDQLAYQEGRITARGHDMTVQRVADAPAVLGPEREVDLADFDVVWLRQDPPFDMHYITSTHLLDMLNGQALVVNDPFWVRNYPEKLLVLTFPDLTPPTTIARDLQTIKAFKEKHGDVILKPLYGNGGAGVFRLDANDRNLTSLHELFTGFSREPLIVQKFLPDVSNGDKRVILVDGEPVGAINRVPAAGETRSNMHVGGRPEKIGLSERDLEICAAIGPLLREKGQIFVGIDVIGDYLTEINVTSPTGIQELERFDGVNIAEKVWQAIEAKIS